The DNA sequence CAAGCGCTGACCCCCCGATACGGCTACGAAATACCCAAGCTGGTAGAAGACGCCGACCTGACCGAATCGTTCGAGAAGTGTTTTGACCTGTCTGCCAGGTTGTATTCCACACTCCAGGCCGCCGGCTATCTCTACGAAGCCCAGTATGCCACCTTGTTGGGACACCGCATGCGCTGGAAGATTACCTATAATGCCCGCGAAGCATTTCACCTGCACGAACTGCGTACCAGCCCCCAGGGACACCCCGGCTACCGCAAACTCGTGCTCGAAATGCACCAGAAACTGGCCGAGGTTCACCCCATGCTGGCCGAAGCCATGAAGTTTGTGAACCAAGGGGAAGACCCCGAGCTAACCCGTCTGGCAGCCGAACGCTACACCCAGTTCAAGCTGCAGCAGATGCCGGAAAATATCTAATTATTTAACCTAATTTACAAAAAAGCATAAATACAGTATAAATATACTCTTGTACGGTAGTCACCGTGACTACGAGTTTCATCGCCCTTTCCCAGCAAGGATGGTTTACCCATGTCCCGAAAGCACCTACTGGCTGTAGTCCTCGGAGTGTTCGTGGGAGTGTTCGCGCTCCTCGCAGGGGCTGGACTCGCCGTCGTACTCCTGCCGTCCGACCCTGAGCCGTCGATCACCATCGAGTCCATCAACGGCCAGAGCACGGCCAACGAAGACGCCAGACTGGACAAGCTGCAGGAGCACTGCTCCGGCGACTTAGGCCCTGACGGCATCGCCAGCAAGCTGGACACCGCACCCCTGACGCTCAACGACGAGCTGGTCTACATGGTCTACGGCGACGAAGTCACCGCGCTCAACCCACAGGCACTCGTGCAGTGCGACTACGAGGCCCCCGTGGGTGACAGCTACGTCTCGGTGTCGATCGACGCCACGTCGTTCGACGACGGCCAGGCGTACTGGGACAAAGTCATCAGCAACACCTGCGAGGGTGGCTGTGACGAGAACGAGCCCAGCGACCACCCCAACAACGTGGACGACTCGTTCGTGGTGGATGGCAACCACGCCACCTTCATCAACGTCAAGCGTGAGCGAACGGACTTCGACGGTCCGCAGTCACCCGTCGGCACGCTCATGGTGGTCAGCACCATCCAGGGAGACACCGAGTGCTCGGCCGTCTTCCGCACGGGAGACATCCAGCCCGAGAGCTTCACGCGGGTCACGGACACGCTCCGCGCGTTTGCAGATCAGGCCTGCGAGCTCGCCGCACAGTCGTCCACGGACGAGACCTGAAGTTGGCTTGGCCGGGTGGGTGGACACTGTCCATATACCAAACCACCCGGCCATTCGGCCCTTATTCTGCCAAGAAACTACCGTACACTTTTCCAGAGCGCTGCATATATTTGCAGCTCTGTGGCAAAGTTATTCAAATAAATAGATACGACCTTCGTCTATGCCCGTTTGCAGCGCGGCCAACAGGGCAGTCATGCCCACGGGGCGCTCACGCGGGATTGCCGGTAGGTCAATCCGCCGCCGGGCCTGGCGCCGGTCCACTGACCTGGACGATTCAACTCGTTGTTGTTGCGCTCGCATAGCTTCTTCACAACCGCCTCATCAGAGAAAAAGGCGCTGTCCATGTCTTCCAGCGACTCATAACCCATAATCTCCCACATGGGTCGCCTGTCGTTTGACGCAACCACGGGAATGGTGGGTGCTACCTCAATACCCGGCGGTACAAGCAGTTCACACGTAGGGTCTCTTTCGATAAGGCTCATAGTATTTTCTTTCTCTTATATCTTACTGTTTTTATGGGTAATGTGACAACTGGAGGATGGGGCTTGGAGTGATTGGTGGTGTCCTAAGACGGACAATGGCCGTGTGCGCCACTAGCCTGGGACGATCCCAAACTCCCACCAACCGGCGTACTTCTACATGCAAACGTCCCGACTAGGCCACCGCCAGGCGAGCTCTCTTGGGTGGCACGTACCGAATGCGCGTCCAGCCCGCTCGCGGATGGCCCTTGCGGTACTTGCGCAGCCTCAAGCGATCGACCTGCTTCATGGCTCTCAGGGCAACAGCGATTTGGTCAAGAGTGACACCCTTGACGTCTATGTCATTGCGAAAGTTGGCGAGGTCTCCGTAAACCACCGAGCCTTTTCTCTTCATGAAGGTTTCAATAGCACGTTGGATGTACGCCTGCATTGCATTGTCTTGTCGGGCCAAGGCCATTCCTCCAGTTGTCGTGTTCTAACTTACAAAGCCAGAACTGGTGCTATCCCCCCTAAGGGATCTATGGAAGTCAGTGCTCCCACCCAGTGAACTTGGTAGTGTAGACAAGTCCACTGGGCGGATTCGCTGACTGTTGCGAAAGTGTGGGTTAAAAAAACCGGATCCAGCCTTATGGTTGGATCCGGTAGAGTTTTGCTTTGTTGCTGTGTATTTCTATGCGGCGTTACCAGTTCCAACCATTTTGTTCCAAATGAGCACATAGCCAAACACTTGGCGTAGATTGTGCTTCATAGTGGTGGTTGAACTTTGGTAGGTCACGGTAAAAACTTTACGCTATAGCCCGATCAGTTGTCAAGCCTGGGTGCTTATGGTATGATCCACCCCATTATGCGTTTTAACCATGCTAACAGTTTGCTCCTCCTCAGCCTTAACGGGCTGTGCTTCAGCAGGGTTGAAGCCAAGGGTTAGCGCCCTCTTGCACAGTCCAAAACCAAAAAAGGCTTCAACCAGAAGTCTTTTTTAACTTTTTAGGAGAAAATTATGGCCGCCGAAGGATTAACAGTAGAGCAGGGCGTATTAAGAGACCCGAACATGGCAGATGCAGAGCACACTCGACGCGTTGCCACGCTCTCGGGGTACCCCAGCATGCAACAAAGAATAGCAGCAGCCTCTATGGATAAGGTTGATACAGTGCCGGTAGACGAGGTAACGGATATTCCTGATCTTGCCCGGCGGATGGCGATTGCTAGTACTGTGACGGTCGATCACGTCCTGTAGGGTCGTTGACAAAAAAACAGAAGGAGAGTAACTTAAGCCTCATGACACAGAGACAGCTCGTGATTGAGGTGGTGATTCTCCCCGGCTAGCGGGTCTCTTGTGCATGCCTAAAGATTTTGACAAGAAACATCCCGCGAAACCCGCGGGATTTTTATTACAAAGATAAGGAGTAAGACATGAGCGCAGAAACAGAACCAGGAATACCAAACTATATGAATGGTGAGGTACTTGCACTGTCCGATACAGACACCCCGGCAACCGAACCGGAAATTGACACGGACACTCCCGTTCAACCGCACGCTGACGCCATCGATGACATTCGCAACGAGCGAAATTCCAACTACGGCTATGGCGGGGAGAACTTCGGTGTCTAAGGTATTTGGCCCCTACAGCCCCATCAGACAGGCCGGAAGCCTGTACTACGTGTCTGGGCAAGTAGGCGTGGACCCAGACACCAACCAGTGCGGCCACACCATAGAGGAACAAACCGGACAGGTTATGGCCAACATGCAGACAGTTCTAGCATCCGCAGGACTTGATATAAGTGACGTAGTCAAATGCACCATCTACCTCAAGGATATGAGCGACTTCGCAAAAATGAACGACGTCTACGCTGGCTTTTTTGAGCCGCCATTCCCAGCCCGCGGTACCGTAGCCGTAAAAGACCTGCCGCACGTCGGGGGCGAGGCAAATATTCTGGTAGAGATCGAAGCCATTGCTTATAAGGAATCAGCGTGAGCGAACTTGATGGTGCCCAAGCGCTGGTTAGTACCCTAGAGAAACATGGGGTCGAATATATCTTTGGCTATTCCGGCGGTGCCGCTATCCCTATTTTTGATGCCTTGATCACCACCAAGACCAAGATCAAACTGATCCTGACCCGTCACGAGCAAGGCGCTGCCCACATGGCTGACGGCTATGCTCGGGCCAGCGGCAAACCAGGCATCGTCCTAGTCACCAGCGGGCCAGGTGCCGGTAACACCGTCACTGGGCTCATGACCGCCCAGATGGACAGCGTGCCTATTATCGTTATTTCGGGCCAGCAGATCAGATCCATGCTGGGCATGGATGCCTTCCAAGAGGCCGACATCTTTAATATGACCATGCCAGTGGTCAAGCACAGCTACCTGATCCGCGAGACCAACGATATCCCCAGTATTGTGGACGAAGCCTTCCATATCGCTACCACTGGCCGGCCCGGCCCGGTGCTGATAGATATCCCTAAAGATGTCAGCAGTGGCGACTTTAGCGGGGAATTCGACAAGCCCATCGATTTGCCGGCCTACAAACAACCCGCCACTATCGACCATAAGAAAATTCAGGCCATAGCCGACGCCTGGGCCAAGGCCAA is a window from the Verrucomicrobiia bacterium genome containing:
- a CDS encoding RidA family protein — protein: MAGRTSVSKVFGPYSPIRQAGSLYYVSGQVGVDPDTNQCGHTIEEQTGQVMANMQTVLASAGLDISDVVKCTIYLKDMSDFAKMNDVYAGFFEPPFPARGTVAVKDLPHVGGEANILVEIEAIAYKESA